From Chloracidobacterium thermophilum B:
CGCCATCGGTCAGCGCCGGGGAGGACTCCGGCGGATAGCGCCGCAGCTTTCCCTGCAACACATCCGTATTGGCCTGGCGGTAGCGCTCCGGCGTACCGATGTCGAGCCAGTAAGCATCGGTGATGTCGCCATACAAGGGCAGCCCCGAAGCCAGCAGACGGGGAAAGAGATCGTACTCGAACGAATACTCACAGCCCTCCGGGATAAGGTCGAGCACTTCTGGTTCGAGCAGGTAAATTCCGGCATTGATGGAAGTAGCCGTCGTGACGCCAAGCGCCGGCTTTTCATAAAACTGCCGAATCCGCCCCTCAGCATCCAGTTCGACAACGCCATAGGCCCGCGTGTCGGCCACATTGACGAGCACCAGCGTGGCCGCCGCCCGGCGCATCTGATGGCGCTGCAAAACCGGGCGCAGGTCAATGTCCGTCAGAATGTCCCCGTTGAGCACGATGAGCGTTCCCGTCACCCGCGACCGGACATGACGCATGGCACCGGCGGTTCCCAACGGCTGGCGTTCCACCACCGGCGAAACCACCAGCCCCCCCAGTGCTTCATGGCTGAGGGCTTCCTCAATCTTGCGCGGCTGGTACGACAGACTCAGCAACACTTCCATCTTCCCTGTGACATCCAGGGGACGAAGCAGATCAAGCTGGTAGTAAATGAAAGGCCGGTTGGCAATCGGCACGATAGGCTTCGGCGTATGGAGGGTGAGCGGGCGCAGGCGTGTTCCCTTGCCCCCGGCCAGGATGAGCGTTTGCATTGGTTTCCTTCCCTGTAAGAATCAAATTGTGGACGCCACACCCAACAGAGTACATTACCCATGCGTCCACCGAATCACCAGAGATGTGACGAGGCCCGCTATGTGGAACGTCGTTGGTCAAATCATCTCCGTGCTTTGCTTTTTCATCCTGACGGTCGGCACCCTGTTTGGTATCGTCTATGTGTCTCACCTGCTGTCACGCGGGCAGTAACCATCGCCTGACCGACCTCACCTGAAGCCAGGGGGAGTGCAAGATGCCGCCCACAGTGAGCCGCAGGGCAACTGTGCCAGGCCCTGGCTCCCCCCTGACCACTGGCGGAAATCGTGCGGCATCCTGTGCCGGAGACAAACCTCAGTGTCGTGGGTGACACTTCCGATAGGTCTCACGGAGATGCTCTGCCGTGACGTGGGTGTAGATTTGGGTCGTCGTCAAGTCGGCATGCCCAAGCAACATCTGTACTGAACGCAGGTCAGCCCCACGCTCAAGCAGGTGGGTCGCAAAGGTGTGCCGAATCATGTGCGGAGTCACCGTTCCAAGGCCGGCCCGCTGCCCGTACTCCGAGACCATCTTCCAGCAGAGCTGGCGCGTCATCGGTTTGCCCCGCGCCGTAATGAAAAGGTACGGGCTGTCCGTCCCAGACTGTCGTGCGGTACGGAAGTGCAGGTAATGCGTCAGAGCCGCCAACGCCGAACGCCCAATCGGCACCTGGCGTTCCTTGCTCCCTTTTCCCAGACAGACCAGATAGCCGGCATCGCGGTTGACATCCCCCAGCTTGAGACTGCACAGCTCCGACACCCGCAGGCCCGTGGCATAGAGCAGCTCCAGCATCGCCCGGTCACGCGCGCCCGCTTCAGTCGTGATGTCGGCCTGCTGAAGCAGTCGCTCAACTTCCTCCGGGGTCAGAAACTTGGGCAACGTCTGCCAACTGCGGGGTGGTACAAGTGAGACAGTCGGATCGGTGCGCCGGTGCCCGTCAAGCACCAGAAACTTGTACAGATTGCGCACCACCACCACCGCCCGCTCAACGGAACGGGCATCCAGACCGCTTTTGAACAGGGATTCGACAAAGGCGGTGATGTCACTCCGCTCCAGTGCCAGCACATCCTTTTGCCGGGCAGCGGCAAAGTGCGTCAGTTTGGCCAAATCCCGCCGGTAGGCTTCGAGTGTGTTGGCTGACAGGCCGCGTTCAACCCGCAGGTAGTCCAAAAACTCCTTGATGATGTCCCGCGCCATGGCGGCTTCTCCTCCCCAGTCACCGCCAGGAGACAGTTGCTCCCAGTGGTGAGTTGCGATTTACTCCTCCAACGGAAACCCACAGCCGCGCGTCTCCGGCGACGGCTTAGGCTGGTTTACGCCTCTGACCCCGTTGTTTATGAAGATTGAAAATCACACGACCTACAAGCTCAAACTCAACCTGGAAGAGGTCGTCCAGAAGACCTTTGCGGCGTTGCCCCGCAACCATACCCTTGGCATTACCCGCGTGGTTTTCGTGGACCGCATCCAGGACCGGAATATACCGGCTGACAAGCGCGACAAGCTGCCGCTCCTCTACCACCCGAAAACCCCGGTTTCAGGTGCCTGGTTTGAAATTGCCCTGGCTCCGCTGCTTGAACACGAAGGCTGGTGGCGACGCCTGGTGGCGCGTCGTACCTTGCACGCCAACCTGACCCACACCCTTCTGGCGCTGATGGGGCAGCACTACCATTTCAACTTTTCCCACGGCAAGAAAAAAACCGATTACGAACCCGCCATTCGGGACTACATCCGCAAGGGTCTCGAAGCCCTCCGGGAACAGGACACGAGCTTTCGCATGCGTCTGATGCGCCCGCTCATTCCCTACCTCGACCGTTTTGCCCGCTGGCTGGCCAAACAGCAGCGCAAGGCACTTCAGGCCAAAGCCAAACAGGCCAAGTAAAGCCCCTCGAACAGCCGGTCATTCACCCGGTGGGTTGGCTTCCAGTTCACGCTCCAGTTCGGCCACCACCTGCTTCAGCGCCGCCACGACCTGCCGTTTGTCCACATCCGACTTGCGAAATTTCAGGTCCAGGGTGAAGGTGCGCGCCGGCTCCTGGAAATGAAACCTGAACGGTGTGGCGCGTTTTTTGGTTTTGGTTGTCTGGCGCACGGCATCGCGCGTCAGTCCAAGCTGGCGAATTCGGGCAATGAGCGCCCGGCGCTCCTCATCAGACGGCCGGCGCACAATCTGAAGCAAGGTGGATTTGGAGGTAATACCAGCCTGGCGGCACAGTTCCCGGATTTCGGCTGAGAGGCTGCCAATAGCCAGTGACTCGGTGATGCTGGACCGGGACTTCCCCAGCTTGCGGGCCATTTCCTCGTGCGTGTAGTTGAACCGTTCGGCCAGTGCCGTCAACCCTTCGGCTTCCTCAAACGGCGTCAGGTCCTTTCGCTGAAGGTTCTCAATGAGGGCAATCTCGGCCACGGCGCGGTCGTCCACGTCCATTTCGATGCAGGGCAACTCGCGCAATCCGGCCAGCAGGCTGGCCCGGTAGCGCCGCTCCCCGGAAATGATCATGAACCGCCCCCCGACTTCGGCCGGACGCACCAGCAGCGGCTCCAGCACCCCCTTTTCGCGGATGGAGTTGGTCAACTCCTCCAAGTCGCCAAACTCGATCCGTGGCTGGTTGGGATTCGGCTCCAGCCGATCAATCGGGATCATGCGCCCGATGGGCGCGCCGGTGCGCGTCCAGAGTTCTTCGACGTAGTGGGACTCGTGGCGCATGCGCACCGTGGATGGCAACCCGCGTTTAGACACGACGCAACACCTCCTCACAAAGCCTGGCGTATTCGACCGCACCACTCGACTGGGGCGCAAAAGTAAAGATGGACTCCCGGTAGGCGGGGCTTTCTTCCAGCCGCACGGACTTGGAAATCACCGTCTCAAACACCTTGTCCCCAAAGACTTCGTAAATCTGGCGATAGATGTCCCGCGCCAGGGCCGTCCGCTTGTCGTGCAGCGTAATGACCACCCCCAGCACTTGCAAGTTCGGGTTGGGACGCGCCTTGACCTTTTCGATGGTTTCCAGCAGGTCGTCCGTCCCCTCCATGGCGAAGTAGGAGGACTGAATGGGAATGAGGACATGGGAAGCCGCCACTAGAGCATTGACCGTGATGAGTCCCAGCGTGGGCGGCGTATCAATGACAATGACATCATAAACGCGGCGCAGGGCCTCCAGACGGTCCTTAAGACGGTACGGAGCATCGAATTCCCCCACCAGGCGGGATTCGAGCTTCGCCAGACTGATGCGGGACGGCAGAATGTCAAGCCCCGGAACGGGCGTCGGTTGCACGACGGTAAGCGGATCGAGTTTGACATCCATCAGAAAGTCATAGGCTGACAGCCCCGCGGCTTCGTATGGCAGATAGGACAGCGTACTGTTCGCTTGGGGATCGAGGTCCAGCAGCAGCGTGCGCCGCCCGCGCAGCGCCAACCCGGCCGCCAGGTTGATGGCCGTCGTCGTCTTGCCGACGCCTCCCTTCTGATTGGCAACAGCAATGACCAGACAGGTATCCAGTCGTCGTGGGTGATGTCCGTTCCCCGTACCCATGGCAGTTTCCCTTGCTCAGAACAACGTCACAGCCCGATTTCACCGTTTCCAGGCCCCAAGCGCCGGACCAGACCGGCAGCGTGCCCTGCCCCCTAACCGCGCCCGATGTCGGATTCGTCAATTTCATCGGGCCAGTCGAACTCAAGGTCATCGCCCTTGTCCGCCGTTTCTTCTTCCGGCTGGCGCTCCACGATGACTGAGGTCGAGTTCTCCAGCACGGACTCATGGACGAAAATCGGAGCATCCACCCGCAGGGCCAGTGCGATGGCATCGCTGGGACGCGCATCCAGAAACAGCATCTTGCCGGCGACTTCGAGTTCAATGACGGCGTAGAAGGTGTTGTTGCGCAGCTCCGTCACCACCACCCGGCGCACCCGTCCGTCCATCTGCAGAATCAGGTTGCGCAGCAGGTCGTGGGTCATTGGGCGCGGCGGCGACATCTTCTCGATTTCAAAGGCAATGGCATTGGCCTCGAAGGGCCCAACCCAGATGGGCAGCAACTGGTCGCCGTTGACCTCCTTGAGCACAACAATAGGTGTGTTGGCCGCCGGGTCAATCATCAGCCCCCGAATCTTCATCTCACGTTCCATGGCAGTCGTCCTCCAGTTTTGGCGGTATCGGGATAAAACAACAGAAAAGCTTTGTAATCAACAATTAACCTGAGATGTCGGCGCGCCGACAAAACCGTCGGGCGCCAGCATTTCCCGCGCCGCCTGGCGCGCTGACTCGGTGACGACGGCCCCACCCAGCAGGCGGGCCAGTTCCTCCACCCGTGCATCCCTGTCCAGCACAACAATCTCCGTGTGCGTCCGCTCATTGACCACGGTCTTTTCCACCCGCAGATGAGTGGTGCCAAAGCGCGCCACCTGAGCCTGGTGCGTGATGCACAGCACCTGCTGACGCTCAGCCAGGCGACGCAGGCGGACGCCTACCGCTTCCGCCACCCGGCCGCTAATCCCCACGTCAACTTCGTCGAAAACCATCGTACGCGGAATGTCCGTCGGCGCAAGGATGGATTTCACAGCAAGCATCACCCGGGACAACTCCCCCCCGGAAGCAACCCTGGATAACGGACGCGGCGGCTCGCCGGGATTCGAGGTAAACAGAAACTCAATCCCTTCCAATCCGCTGCGTTCCCACCTCGCCGTATCTTCAGCCTCCCGCCAGTCGAAAGCGACAACCAGCCGTGCCTGCGGCAGCGCCAGGTATGACAACTCGTGTTCCAGCGCTTGCTCAAAACGCGGCGCGGCTGCCTGCCGTGCGGCCCGCAGCGCCAGGGCACAGTCCCGGTACCGGACAGCCGCCGCTTCAACGGCTGCCACCAGCCGTTGCCGTTCGGCGGTGTCGTTTTCGACCTGGGCCAGTTCCGCCTGAATCCGGGCCAGCGTTGCCAGCACCTGCTCCAGGGTTCCGCCATACTTGCGTTTGAGCCGGTCCAGATCATCGAGGCGGGCCTCAACTTCGCGCAACCGCTCTGGAGAAACCACGATGGTCTCAGCATAGTCCCGGAGAGCAAAGGCGGCTTCCTCAATGCCGTAGCGCGCGGCTTCCAGAGTGGAAAGGACTTCCGACAGCGCCGGGTCAGCCGCAGCCAAATCCTCCACCTGGCGGAGTGCCTGTGCGACCAGCGTCAGCGCCGAAGCTTCCCGCTCATAGAGCAGATCGTACCCGGCGGCAGCGGCCGCCAGCAGCCGCTCCGCATGCACCAGCCGCGTGCGTTCACGCCACAGGGTTTCATCCTCTCCGACCGCCGGCGCCACCCGCTCAATATCCCCGCGCTGGAATTCGAGCAGATCGCGCCGCTGCTGCCGGTGCAACGCCTCCTGTTCAAACTGCTCCAGGGATTGCCGCGCTGCGTGCCAGGCCGTGAAGGCCTCCGCCGTGGCGGTTGCCAGTTCCACATGCTGGCCAAAGGTATCGAGCACGCCGGCATGCGCTGCCGGAAAAATCAATGTCTGCTGATCGCCCTGCCCGTGAATGTCCACCAGGTAGGGCCGCAGCGCCCGGACGGTCGCCAGCGGGCACAACTGGTCGTTGATAAACAGCCTCCCCTTCCCGTTGAGAGACACTTCCCGCCGGATGAGCAAGGTATCCTCCGCCTCCAGCTCAGCTTCGGCAAGGATACGCCTGACTTCCGGGTGGTCAGGACAGTCAAAGAGAGCTTCCACTGCGGCCCGCGTCTCACCAGCCCGGATGATGTCCGAGGTGGCACGTCCCCCCACCACCAGGGACAGAGCATCCACAACGAGCGATTTCCCGGCGCCGGTCTCCCCGGTGACAATGGTCAACCCCGGACCAAACCCCACCTGCTGCCGACGCACAACCGCCAGATTTTCGATGTTGAGTTGCCTCAGCATGCGCTCATGGATGGGAACAGAACAACCTTCCAACCGGGAGACCGAAGGAACCACAACCAGGGGACATCAAACCGCCTTCTGCAGGCCATCTCCCGGCAAACCGGTGTTCGCCACTGGCAATCGCACCGCCCTCGTGGGAGCATACCGAAAAGGTCAAACCCACAAGCCATGCCTTAAATCCTGTATAGTTCCGGGGTGAACTTCCCCAAATGACCAGGACCTTGTTGGAACAACAGAGCATCGTATGCCGATACTACGGAGTCTGACCCAAGAGTACAAGCGACTCCTCACCGAGAGTCACACCTGCCTGAACGCCATACCTGAAGCCGCACTGTACTGGCGTCCGGCTCTACCACACCATGACTTCAGCAATCGCTCCAGCGGCGAGAGCTTCATTGCTCTGGCTGGGGGTATCGAGTATGTCATCAACGGCATCCTCTCCAATTACTGGGACCATCCGGCCGAGTGGACGATGCGCGAAACCCTCTCCACTCCAGCCCGGCTGCAACAGTATCTTACTGACGTTATCAGTCTCACGTCAAAATTTGAAGCCACCCTGACCGACGACGACCTCCCCAAAGTCATCTACCTCCCCACCCCACGCCAGACCACCATCGGCACGCTGCTTGTCGAACGACTCGCCCTCGCCGCTCAGCACTACGGCCAAGCCATGGCCACCTGGCGTGCATTTCTGTCCACAACCCACCACACCGCTCCCCCGCCAATCCCGCCCGAATCCGAAACCGGGACTTGAGCTTGTTTACAAGGATTTACATACTACGGCTTAACAACCAACATAAACTTTTCACCCGTGGTGTGCAGCGCCGCATCAAGCACCCGGACGGCGATGAGATATTCCCCCGGTGACAGATTCCGATACACCAGCGTAAAAACCTCACGCGGGGAGTCCAACACCAGGTCATCCGGGTAGATCAAAATCCACTCGCCACCATCAAAGGACACTTCGGCCGACTTGAGCGGTGAGGTGGCCGTCACTACTTCAACTCTGACCTTTGCTTCCTTCGTCGAAATCTCTGAAGGCAAAAAGGTTATCTTCGGCAATGCATTCGTAATCACAACCGGCGAGAGGACCTGCGAAGAAGCCAGCGCCCACGCCGGCGGATTGGAAGCGGCATCGCTGACTTCAAGCTGGAATTCATAAATGCCGTCCGGCAGCATCTCCGGGGAAATGACGAAAAACGGGTTACGCAGCTTTTCCGCCAACGGCTTCCAGTTGGACTGTCCACGCAACCGATAGGACAGCCGGTAGGTCAGCGTGTCGCCATTTTTGTCCTCTGCCTGCCACTGAAGCGTTCGCGCTCCGCGCTGGAACACCTTGCGCGGTGGCTGATTGGCGATGATACCGAACTGGACCGGGTCCAAGCCGGAACTCATCACACTCGGATCAGGCGGCGGCACGACAGCTTCCTGCAAGGCCACGCCGACCGGCAGAACGGTGAACGAGGTAATGACCGGTGCCAGATTACGCGGCAGGTAAGCCACCCGGACGGCCATCACTTCGGCCCCTTTTTTCAGACGCAAACGCCACTGCAGAAACCGTCCCCGTGGACTGGTGACGACACCTCCCGGTGCCGGCATTTCAGCCGACCAGTCACTCCACAGCGCCCCCGGCAACTGGGTGTTTCCGGTCCGGGTCTGTACAAAGACTTCCCCTTTACCCTCCACATGGATACGACCCCACGCCTCAACTACCGCTTTAGCATCCTGAACCGCTGAGGTAAACACCCCTTCATCCTGCGCCGTCGGGCTGAGGCGGTAGAGTTTGGCCAAACCACTGGTCACGACATACAGGGTCTCCCCGGCGCCGGCTTCCGCAGCGGCAATGCGTTCCTCCTCGACAGCGCCAAACAGGGTGGATTGTCC
This genomic window contains:
- a CDS encoding nucleotidyltransferase family protein; the protein is MQTLILAGGKGTRLRPLTLHTPKPIVPIANRPFIYYQLDLLRPLDVTGKMEVLLSLSYQPRKIEEALSHEALGGLVVSPVVERQPLGTAGAMRHVRSRVTGTLIVLNGDILTDIDLRPVLQRHQMRRAAATLVLVNVADTRAYGVVELDAEGRIRQFYEKPALGVTTATSINAGIYLLEPEVLDLIPEGCEYSFEYDLFPRLLASGLPLYGDITDAYWLDIGTPERYRQANTDVLQGKLRRYPPESSPALTDGGSVIAPEVTLKGGVSVIRSVIGANCYLEDGVHVVDSVVLAGSRIAEGAVVQSSVLGRGVHVGSNSVLHNVVLGDKSVVTDFSRLG
- the xerD gene encoding site-specific tyrosine recombinase XerD, whose protein sequence is MARDIIKEFLDYLRVERGLSANTLEAYRRDLAKLTHFAAARQKDVLALERSDITAFVESLFKSGLDARSVERAVVVVRNLYKFLVLDGHRRTDPTVSLVPPRSWQTLPKFLTPEEVERLLQQADITTEAGARDRAMLELLYATGLRVSELCSLKLGDVNRDAGYLVCLGKGSKERQVPIGRSALAALTHYLHFRTARQSGTDSPYLFITARGKPMTRQLCWKMVSEYGQRAGLGTVTPHMIRHTFATHLLERGADLRSVQMLLGHADLTTTQIYTHVTAEHLRETYRKCHPRH
- a CDS encoding ParB/RepB/Spo0J family partition protein, which encodes MSKRGLPSTVRMRHESHYVEELWTRTGAPIGRMIPIDRLEPNPNQPRIEFGDLEELTNSIREKGVLEPLLVRPAEVGGRFMIISGERRYRASLLAGLRELPCIEMDVDDRAVAEIALIENLQRKDLTPFEEAEGLTALAERFNYTHEEMARKLGKSRSSITESLAIGSLSAEIRELCRQAGITSKSTLLQIVRRPSDEERRALIARIRQLGLTRDAVRQTTKTKKRATPFRFHFQEPARTFTLDLKFRKSDVDKRQVVAALKQVVAELERELEANPPGE
- a CDS encoding ParA family protein; amino-acid sequence: MGTGNGHHPRRLDTCLVIAVANQKGGVGKTTTAINLAAGLALRGRRTLLLDLDPQANSTLSYLPYEAAGLSAYDFLMDVKLDPLTVVQPTPVPGLDILPSRISLAKLESRLVGEFDAPYRLKDRLEALRRVYDVIVIDTPPTLGLITVNALVAASHVLIPIQSSYFAMEGTDDLLETIEKVKARPNPNLQVLGVVITLHDKRTALARDIYRQIYEVFGDKVFETVISKSVRLEESPAYRESIFTFAPQSSGAVEYARLCEEVLRRV
- a CDS encoding bifunctional nuclease family protein, producing MEREMKIRGLMIDPAANTPIVVLKEVNGDQLLPIWVGPFEANAIAFEIEKMSPPRPMTHDLLRNLILQMDGRVRRVVVTELRNNTFYAVIELEVAGKMLFLDARPSDAIALALRVDAPIFVHESVLENSTSVIVERQPEEETADKGDDLEFDWPDEIDESDIGRG
- the recN gene encoding DNA repair protein RecN — protein: MLRQLNIENLAVVRRQQVGFGPGLTIVTGETGAGKSLVVDALSLVVGGRATSDIIRAGETRAAVEALFDCPDHPEVRRILAEAELEAEDTLLIRREVSLNGKGRLFINDQLCPLATVRALRPYLVDIHGQGDQQTLIFPAAHAGVLDTFGQHVELATATAEAFTAWHAARQSLEQFEQEALHRQQRRDLLEFQRGDIERVAPAVGEDETLWRERTRLVHAERLLAAAAAGYDLLYEREASALTLVAQALRQVEDLAAADPALSEVLSTLEAARYGIEEAAFALRDYAETIVVSPERLREVEARLDDLDRLKRKYGGTLEQVLATLARIQAELAQVENDTAERQRLVAAVEAAAVRYRDCALALRAARQAAAPRFEQALEHELSYLALPQARLVVAFDWREAEDTARWERSGLEGIEFLFTSNPGEPPRPLSRVASGGELSRVMLAVKSILAPTDIPRTMVFDEVDVGISGRVAEAVGVRLRRLAERQQVLCITHQAQVARFGTTHLRVEKTVVNERTHTEIVVLDRDARVEELARLLGGAVVTESARQAAREMLAPDGFVGAPTSQVNC
- a CDS encoding WD40 repeat domain-containing protein produces the protein MLIQRPLTKSVLALALFCWWTLPLQAEGTAFWECVRKEDYLAGRLSGLSVSDNGILRVVPTPKLVGDTQQPFALCSLLVGNEVYVGTGHDGRLFRATAEGALTLVADFDELDVTALATDGQGAIFAATSPDGKIYQLTAGQPGFRVVYDPPEKYIWDMRCLPDGTLVYATGGKGGVFTLSRGGLSVQALWTTDESNVTSLMVARDGAVWAGTDPGGLVVRIADGRVTAVFDAPSREIRRLVPMPDGSVFALGIGELKASGGGSTGSTPAEVIASEGESSGGTPLRPASGGTTLYRLGEDGRQTALWTSSDTATVLLRWRDGVLVGLGSSSTGGQGRLFFVGPEGQSTLFGAVEEERIAAAEAGAGETLYVVTSGLAKLYRLSPTAQDEGVFTSAVQDAKAVVEAWGRIHVEGKGEVFVQTRTGNTQLPGALWSDWSAEMPAPGGVVTSPRGRFLQWRLRLKKGAEVMAVRVAYLPRNLAPVITSFTVLPVGVALQEAVVPPPDPSVMSSGLDPVQFGIIANQPPRKVFQRGARTLQWQAEDKNGDTLTYRLSYRLRGQSNWKPLAEKLRNPFFVISPEMLPDGIYEFQLEVSDAASNPPAWALASSQVLSPVVITNALPKITFLPSEISTKEAKVRVEVVTATSPLKSAEVSFDGGEWILIYPDDLVLDSPREVFTLVYRNLSPGEYLIAVRVLDAALHTTGEKFMLVVKP